In Vitis riparia cultivar Riparia Gloire de Montpellier isolate 1030 unplaced genomic scaffold, EGFV_Vit.rip_1.0 scaffold478_pilon_pilon, whole genome shotgun sequence, the DNA window tgatacaCAATTTTACCTTATTGAATGCACCTATTCTCTATGGTCTTATTCCACTAGCTAACAACTACCCTCTTTTTTCATGTTCTTAACACACTACTTTCTCATGCTCCTTAGTAGATCCCTCAAAGCCCTTATCGAAGTTTCCTGATGCAAGTCTCTAATCTTTGCTATAACTGAATAtttctttgaagaaaaatcttgaaaaacttgaaaGATGAAGGTAAGCTCTAAGAATGGTTATATTTTCTAAGGTTACTCAACTTTCACAAAATAATCCTTTTTATACTTGAAGAAAACCAAGGGCTagttttggaaaacaattaagCTTTTAAGTTCACAAAATTGCCACTAAAACAATTGAACACCCAATTGAATGTTTGAACGCTCCATTTAAGGTGTTCGAACATTTcctacaaaatttgaattttgactcagttttcttgcattttctccaCAACACATGCCTAGAATTTATATTGTACTCATTCCATAAACTTTAATAACCTCAAATGCATACATTCCTCGAATAACATTGCTgctaaaataattcaaagttagATCTGAATTAGTTTAAAGTCGAATTGGCATGTATAAGTCAAAaggaaaatttatcaaaaagacttataaatatattagaataatatttttatttatttatttttttgtgaataaaataCTTTGTGACTTTGGAATAGTTTTCATGATCTAAGTAATGCATTTTTATCACCTTATAAGGGAGCAACAAATTTGTCTTGTTGAGGTTACTTAGCCCTAAACtccaaattatttgaaaaggagcaaatttgtataatataatatatatatatctagcagaaatttataaaatacagaaatttaaaagaaaagtattatttttatagcagaaatttatgataaaaactaATATGCTAGCTTAAGAACCTAAATCACGATGAATGGGCTCATATGATTTGAGAGTTTGTTTCCGGTAGTTATCAAAATAGGTTGACACTAGCACTTTTTTTATATCcaataactataaaatatttttcgacaaataaaaaataaaggcaTACATTAATATAACATCATGCTTGTTAAGAGATTCTATGCTAGGACATTtccaccaataatttttttctttttcttctttgtatatttctttgaaaatggaTTCATAAACATAGATGGAACATCATATCTGTTGTTTGTTATTGATCCATTAATAGGACTTAGATAGCATTCCTCTTTAATCTGAAAATTAATAGACCTAAGTTTGATTTAAATCTAATTCAAGTTTATtgccatttaaaaaaaaaaggacaaaagagGGTTTGTCTTTATCATATTCTAAGTTGTTCTTATGacaatttttctaatttctggTAAATTTACTTATAATTCACATTGCATAAATTGGgatactttgatttattttaaagtcaaaatttgaataattataatttcatatcaTATCATTCTAGAATAATTAAGATATTTCGTCATTAATCATTCATCAACATTATATCAAATAAGATCTAGTAATAGGGCTCCttccatcaaaattttaaaatagttttattagctatatttacttttttttttttttactctattCTTTCCATAATGAAagtttattcattcatttttctttctgagGAATGCTAGTTTTCtataattaagattaatatttttagtgaaCATAACTATCTAATTTTGGAATAACGAGTTTTATTATACATTATAATTGACAGGTATGAGTCAAAGGTGATTGGACAAATCATTGAGACAATCCTTCGAAAATTGGGACCTACACATTTATATGTTGGCAAGAACATTGTTGGAATGGATTATCATTTGGAGCAACTCAAAGCATTAATAAATATTGAGTTGAATGATGTTTGTATGattggaatttatggaattggtGGAATTGGCAAGACTACCATTGCCAAAGCAATTTACAATGAAATTTCATGTAAATTTGAGGGCAGTAGCTTTCTTGCAGATGTTCGAGAGCAGTCCAAGGATCATGCTGGTCTACTTAGATTGCAAAATCAACTTCTTGATGATACCTTAGCAggaacatataaaaaaaaaagtagtagCATTCATGAAGCAGCCAATGAGATAAGGGACAAGCTTCGGTTGAAAAGAGTTCTTGTTATTCTTGATGATGTGGATGGGCGAAGGCAATTGGACTACTTAGCTGGTGAATGTGAATGGTTTGGTTTAGGAAGTAGAATTATCATAACAACTAGGCATAAAGATTTGGTAGCTATAGATGGAGCAAATAAATCATATGAGCCTAGAAAGTTAAATGATGAAGAAGCCATCGAGCTTTTCAACTTATATGCCTTTAAACAAAATGTTCcaagagaaaattataaaaatctttGTGAGAATGCAGTAAAGTATGCCCAAGGCCTTCCCCTAGCACTTGCAGTTTTGGGTTCTACCTTATCTAGCAAGAGAGGAATACGTGAATGGAAAAGTGAATTGCGTAAATTGGAAAAAGAACCTAACAGGGAAATTTATAATGTACTTAGAACAAGTTTTGATGGATTAAGTCGTGTAGAAGGGGAAATATTCCTTGACAttgcttgtttttttaaaggaaaagataGAGATTTTGTTTCAAGAATATTGGATGATGCTGAAGGTGAAATAAGTAATCTTTGTGAAAGATGTCTTATAACTATTTTAGACAACAAGATATATATGCATGACTTAATACAACAAATGGGTTGGGAAGTTGTTCGCGAAAAGTCTCAAAACGAGCCCGGGAAACAGAGCAGGTTATGGGATCTTGATAATGTCTCTAGTGTATTAACTACAAATGCGGTAAGAGCAACATGCTTGAACTATATTAtgtcacctttttttttcctaagaaaCTATTATATAATTTTGGTAAAGTTTGATACACTTTATTATTTGCTTATTCTTAGCTCTTATTTTTTAGGGGACAAAGGCAATTGAAGGATTATTCATGGATATGTCTGCACAACAAGAAATTCAATTTACAACTGAAACCTTTGCAAAGATGAATAAACTTAGATTGCTCAAAATTCATCAAGATGCTAAATATGATCATATTAAGGAAATTGATGGAGATGTGCATTTTCCTCAAGTGGCCCTTCCTAAAGACTTGAAATTGCCTTCTTTTGAGTTAAGGTATCTCCATTGGGATGGATATTCTTTAAAATACTTGCCACCAAATTTTCAACCGAAGAATCTTGTTGAGCTCAACTTGCGGTGTAGCAACATAAAACAACTTTGGGAAGGAAATAAggtattattaattatttaatatcatgCTTTTTCTTTGGATTAGCTTTAAAGTTGATagacatttatttattaaattcatattcttttcTTACAGGTTCTTAAAAAGTTAAAGGTCATCAATCTTAATCATTCACAACGTCTCATGGAGTTCCCAAGCTTCTCAATGATGCCAAATTTGGAGATACTAACCCTTGAAGGTTGTACATTTACTTAagatttattaatcaattataatacTAGCTACTTATTAACTAGCTTTTTTTCCTCCTTGAATTGGGTAGGGTGCATAAGCCTTAAGCGTCTTCCAATGGACATTGATAGGTTGCAACACCTTCAGACTCTCTCTTGCCATGATTGTTCAAAACTAGAGTATTTCCCAGAGATCAAGTACACaatgaaaaatctcaaaaagCTTGATTTATATGGAACAGCAATAGAGAAGCTACCATCATCATCAATTGAACATTTGGAAGGGcttgaatatttgaatttagCACATTGCAAAAATCTTGTGATTCTTCCTGAGAGCATTTGTAATTTGAGATTTCTTAAGTTTCTCAATTTCAATGCATGTTCAAAACTCCACAGGTTGATGGAGAGCCTAGAGAGCCTGCAATGTTTAGAGGAGCTTTATTTAGGTTGGCTTAAATGTGAATTGCCTACTTTGTCAGGTTTATCCTCCTTAAGAGTATTACATCTAGATGGCTCTTGTATAACTCCAAGAGTAATCCGCAGCCATGAGTTCTTGTCCTTATTGGAGGAACTCAGTCTCAGTGATTGTGAAGTAATGGAAGGGACCCTGGatcatatttttcatctatCATCGTTGAAAGAATTAGATCTAAGTAACTGCTATCTAATGAAAGAAGGAATCCCCGATGATATTTATCGTCTATCATCATTGCAAGCATTAGATCTCAGTGGAACTAATATCCCTCAAATGCCTGCTAGCATCCACCATCTTTCTAAGCTGAAATTCCTATGGTTGGGTCACTGCAAGCAGCTTCAAGGAAGTCTAAAGCTTCCATCGAGTGTACGATTTTTAGATGGCCATGATAGCTTCAAATCATTGTCGTGGCAGAGGTGGCTATGGGGTTTCCTATTCAATTGCTTTAAATCAGAAATTCAGGTATAATTTTCATTGCACAACAACCCTTTTATACGGGCTCAGAATTTACATGCTACATTTTTTTCTGTGCAGGATGTTGAGTGTAGGGGTGGTTGGCATGACATACAATTTGGTCGATCTGGCTTTTTTGGCAAGGGAATTAGTATTGTAATTCCTAGAATGCCACATTGGATAAGTTATCAAAATGTAGGAAATGAGATAAAAATTGAGCTTCCTATGGACTGGCACGAGGACAATGACTTTTTGGGATTTGCTTTATGTGCCGTTTATGTTCCACTTGAGAACACACTTGGGGATGTACCTACAATGTCTTATGGATTAAGTTGTCATTTGAGTTTGTGTGGTGATCAATTCACGGATTCTCTCTCCTTTTATTCTGTCTGTGAATGCTATTGTAGAGGTGAATCAAGCGATCAAGTGTGGATGACCTGCTATCCTCAGATTGCCATTCAGGAGAAGTATCGCTCCAATAAGTGGAGGCAGTTCGCAGCTTTATTTGGTGGCTATGGCACTGGATCCTTTGAAGTCATAAAGTGTGGGGTCACACTTATATATGAACAGAAGAGCAAGCTTCTTGGATCAGTTGAGAATGTATCTGTTACTTGCTCAGAGTGTCAAACGAATGGGGAGCATGAAGAGAAGCTATGTTTAGGGGAAACTGATATCAATGAACTACTCAATATTGAGTGCCTCTCCGGAATTCAAAACTTATGTTTGCGGAACTGCAAAAGGCTTGAGAGTCTTCCAAGTGACATTTGTAAGTTGAAATCCCTTACAACCTTTTCTTGCTCTGGCTGTTCAAAACTGCAAAGCTTTCCAGAAATTACAgaagatatgaaaattttaagagagCTTCGTTTAGATGGAACTTCTTTAAAAGAACTACCATCATCAATTCAACATCTACAAGGGCTTAAATATTTGGATCTAGAGAATTGCAAAAACCTTCTGAATATTCCAGACAACATTTGTAACTTAAGATCTCTTGAAACTCTCATTGTCTCTGGTTGTTCAAAACTCAACAAACTACCCAAGAACTTGGGGAGCCTTACACAGCTACGGTTGCTTTGTGCTGCACGTTTAGATTCAATGAGTTGTCAATTGCCTTCTTTCTCAGACCTACGCTTCTTAAGAATATTAAATCTAGATCGGTCAAATTTAGTGCATGGAGCAATTCGGAGTGATATTTCCATCTTATACTCATTGGAAGAAGTAGATCTAAGCTACTGCAGTCTAGCTGAAGGAGGAATCCCCAGTGAAATTTGCTACCTATCATCACTGCAAGCATTATATCTGAAAGGGAACCATTTTAGTAGCATACCTTCTGGGATCAGTCAGCTTTCTAAGCTGAAAATCCTTGATTTGAGCCACTGTGAGATGCTTCAACAAATTCCAGAGCTTCCATCAAGTTTGCGAGTTTTGGATGCCCATGGATGCATTCGGCTGGAAAGTTTATCAAGTCCACAGAGTCTACTTTTGTCTTCTCTATTCAAATGCTTCAAATCAGAAATTCAggtatgattttaattttacttaaacATCTTTTATGTGAGCAAGAGTTACATGGTAATTTTGTGCAGGAGTTGGAATGCAGGATGGTTTTGTCTAGCCTCCTTCTGCAAGGATTTTTCTATCATGGAGTGAATATTGTAATTTCTGAAAGTAGTGGAATCCTGGAGGGGACATGGCATCAGGGATCTCAAGTAACAATGGAGCTTCCCTGGAATTGGTATGAAAATAACAACTTCTTGGGATTTGCTTTATGCTCTGCTTATTCTTCACTTGATAATGAATCCGAGGATGGAGATGGGGATGGATATCCTTGTACTTTCAAATGTTGTTTGACTTTCTGGACTAGTAAATCTGGATGGAAGTGTGAGCTCCCATTAAAATCCAGATGTACATGCTACAATGATGGTGGTGTATCAGATCAAGTATGGGTGATGTATTATCCCAAGGGTGCTTTTAGAATGAATCCTGTCTCAGTTAGGTCCTTGAGTGCTTCATTTCATGGTTATATTCATGGTAGAGCTGTCAAGGTGAAAAAATGTGCAGTGCAATTTCTATTCAGCCAAGGATCATCGGTACAAGATGCTCATGTTATCAAGGGATGCAGTGATTACACACAAGATGACCAAGAAGATGACTCACACCATAAAAGATTAAGAACAGTCTAACACTAGTCTCAAGCTTTATACCCAGATGGCTATTGCACACACAAAGCTCTGTTTATGGCTTTCTTTGTCATCATTCAGCGGTACGTCACCCTTCATTTCTCCTTTAAGATCATATACTAGAGGATTAAATTGAGTAGATTAcattctttttactttttcatcaTACTAACAAGTTCAGTGTAGGATACTGAATTGGTAGATTACACAAGCCTTCAATTTGTTGATCTGGGTGGAATATTCAGACGGACGAAAGGTGCAAAAGTTGGTCATTGAATCAAAGACGCAACATTGAATCGATCAAGCCATTAAATCTTCAAGGCAAGTGAATTTGTCTACACAAGAATTTCCAACTTGAAGTACTGTCTTGCCAATAGTAGTTCATGCtctatttaatttgttgtttcaCTATTTTTTCTTAGTCTCTGAGGTAGATAAATGCCTTGAAGAAAGATTAAGAACGATCAAAACTTTGGAGGGAGAAGACATGTCCAATTAAGAGATTTGCTTTAGATGTGTTGATAGGTAGGTAAATatgttctttcattttactttatATTCCATTGATAACTTTATAACATGCTCCTTATGCTGCATTTATAAGATTAAAATCTTGTATTTCATGGTCTATCTCTAGGTAAGCTCTTCCTAGACAACTGCAATATGTCAATCTTTGACTGAGATCCTCTAGAGAAAATGTCATGGAGGCATACCTTGACTGGGTTTTCAAAGACTAGGAGGGCAGTCTACTTGGCCTATGAGGCTCAAATTGTAAGTGCAACAAGAGGGATGGGTCATTGGGTCAAAATTCTTAAAGCTCCCAATGAAGACGCCTTAGTAGGAGTAAGGTTGCGACTTTGTGATGAGAAGTGTTACTTCCTAAATgttgaaaactcaaattgaaatatgtttttggTAACTATATCTCTGCTTTCTCTTAGACTCTGCATTATATTGTTGGCATTAACTACTATGAAATCAGTTCAATTAATCCTACTACTAGCTTTTGTCTTATGACATTTTCTTATATGTTCATTGGAAAATATAATTAGTTTCTATGCTCCATCGAAACCTAAATAAATCATGTCAGGAACTATGGATTGCATGGTTGAGATAAGCTAAGAGCAACCATTAGAGTCATAATTTGGTCTCTTAATAGCGATGAAACTGATACTGGGTACATGAATAGTTAGTTAAGGGGCCAATAGACCTGCAGGTGTCTGTTGAACATGTATGAGCACAGTGGTGTTTAGGCTAGAATAACAACAAAATTATCGAAGCATTTGGATTAAAACATTAATCCATTAATCAAAATTATGTACATTGTAATAGTGATTTTTATAGAGTAAAAATATTGCATCCACTTTGGTTGTCATAGAATTTGAATCAAACTCTTaggaatatttttcaattaataaaatttgatctTAAATTTTCGTATGGGCTTCCAATAACTGTGTGGTGTGGCCGTCTATGTGAGGTTGTGCTAGTTTGTGTGGAGTTTGGATTGGCCTCAACAATGATTCTTAAATGGGTTGATTACGCCCTCCTATATTGGGCTTTGTTACAATAGGCCCACCTCTAAGCCCAAACTTTGTTTATTGTGTTTGGATTTGGGCTCTTTCGGCTGACTTCGGTCACCCGGGCCTGTCGTCGGATATATGTGCCACATGAGGTTCTTATTTCTATTGGAACAATGCTATTAACATCAATGCTTAAAAACATTATGACCTTGTTTGGAATATattccttattttttgttttagctgAAAGTTACAGGTAAATTTAAACtaacatattaatattataaaaatcttaCATAAGTCAAAATAAACcttttataagaaataatatatatatattaaaatttttaacttttatatattttttttaagttgtaaattttttttggtgATGGAACTTGGGTGGATGGGTTGAATTGATGGTTAACTTAAATTAAGATACAATCATTCCAAGTTAAACCCAACCCGAGGTACTTAAACCAATCTCAATacaatctcatttatttaaatttaggtTGAATTTGAGTTGATCATATTAGAGTCGTGTTGGTTGACTTGATGATGTTACATAATTTAAAGCTTATTTACgatgtttataaaaaattgtatatatatatatatatatatatatatatatatatatatatatatatatttatatgaaaatttaaataacaaataacacaaaattttaAGCTGgtacataagaaaaaaaaagttatatctttctaagaaaaaaatgatataatatatatttgttattttttaaaaaaattaaaagaaaaataaatattattatatagaataatatattttataaatattgtaaaacattAAATTGGATTCGGATTCAAATTTAGCTCAAGTTGTTCAAATTCTATGACAACCAAAGTGGATGCAATATTTTTACTCTATAAAGAATCTCAATCTTACCATTTGTGATGTTCAAAAAACTTTTTGtgatattcaaaaaaaaattagactatatttgattcttataatatttgagggaaaatgcaaaggaaacaaaataaaaagaaaaagcaaaacaaaataaaaagtgaatgaaaataaaaaaatttatttaaagttaataaattattattatttgttactTTAAgccatttcacttattttaactcattgatataaagattaaataatttgaaaagatataaatttctaattagttttaatcatatCCTTTGTAATTATCGTATGATTTATAATGAAATCCTCATCTCCCCTACGTATGGTTCGTGACTGTTCATTTACTGTAAATAGTGCACAACATGTATGATTTATGATACCTAGACTATCGAATTCGATTGAATATGCTGCAATCAGATAACAATTTATCTAAGATGATCTCAtcaaagataatattttaattatgtcaaatgaaaaataaagactAACCCATTAATTATGTctactcaaattttataaaccTACTAGAAATCAAGGATATATGTGAATATGTTCGGTTCCAAAAAGCatgaggaaaaatatgaaagaaagaagatagaagaaaaatggaaggaaagaaaaagtgaagttaaaaaataaaaaataaaaataaaatttaaagtcaataaaatacctttatatcatgttttaaatccgttttacttatttaactctttcatataaagattaagtaatttaaaaatatttaaatttattattaattttttatatttaaattaaatatgagaaaattatttttttaatatttatttttcttgagtATTTTCCAAGAATCAAACACAATTGAAGTGTAATTCAATCACATCATTTGTTCTTCCATGAAGCAAAAAATAATGGAGCTTTCATTGACGGTGTTACTTAAATGTCAAAAGTCAAAGCtctatattattaaataataatagttgATTTATCATTATATCAAATCGCATTACATCAAAAACATGAAGGAATTCAAGGCACAACCATGAAGCAGAAATGAATTGTTGTTTGACAAATCACACCCATGGTGTAAGGCTCTCTTATCAAACATCGAGATCACTTCATGAGACTCGCCTTATAATCAAAATATCCACCTCATTAGACGTTGACTAAATACAACCCTTGAACCAGTAATGGTTGAATATCAGGGGCCCTCTTAGTGGCTTTATGTTCATGCATTGAAATTCCAAAACTTCACTACGATGATTCACCTGCTAATGttatattgatattgatttacTTGGACTCATCGAAAGCCGAAGCTCagttttgttaatattttctcTGTTATTCTCATCCCATGGCTTCTTTTCTGCACTATATTTGCAGGTctatttaatcaattaattcaagAGGGTACTATTCATATGAATGACAAACTATATTTTCTGTGTCTTACTTGTATGAATGACAAACTATTCATAATTGACCAGCAACATGTTCCCATATATGAATGGCAAACTTATGTCTAATCACACTGTTTAAACATCCATTGTTATGGCTGTATCATGAAATGATGGCCGCAGTACTGACAAAGGAATTGGCCTTCTCTGcacttcctttttcctttggCCCTTTCCTCCAACAGACTTTGCTCCTTCAACATGGCAGTCTCTTCTTCCTTTCTCAATTCCTCTACCTTCCTGGTCAGCTCCTCTTCCATCTTTGTTTGCTTATGCTCTATTTCTCAAGTCACTCCAATTTCACTCCTCCCAAAAACAGGTGCTGAGACAGCTCCAGCAGCAGGTTTTTTGGGGTTTTAGTTTTGCAGTCTCAACTGTTTTCCTGTTCCAGAGTCGAGACTGTTGGCACAGAGCTATCCTTGGTTGGGGCAAAAAGCGACCTGTCAATTATTTCATTTAGAGAATTGGGTAGCAAAGGCGTCCATCCAAAATCCTCGGTCTGCGCCTTGTGTTGCATCATACGCTTTCTTTCCGGAACTCATCAATATTACTGTTTTTCCTAGTCAAACTTTCACATGAATTTAGTTTTTCAATGGTATTTACTACAATACCCAATGGTATTAAGAATATAAACCTTCGGAtaagacttaggtggtgtttgtttttttacttaattctaaatagaagcttaatgcttaatagtgttaaatattaggttgtttatttttatagtattttatttctattaagtattaaaaagtaaaaaaaaccaatatgttgttttttctatttagaaaaaattacatattttgatttttttctatttagtaaaaagtttataataaatcatgaaaaagtagaaaaacaaacaacctaaattctaaaactaaattgctttaaataaaaagccaaaaagaaaaacaccaccttagttgGTTTAACTTAAGATTGGAGTTAGTCtcaaactaattatatttaattataaattaaacctATTTTAGTgttaatattagaaaaatacaCTCTAATTACAACTGCATGGAAGCCCAGACCCAATCAATATCAAGCCTGCATAGCCTGAGGACCATCAAGCCCAGCCCAAACTAAGGGCTGTTGGTAACTGATTTCTCTAGTAGGGCCAAGATTGAAGCCCAACTACAAGTTTGGATTGGATGGGACTATGACACAATCAATCTTAATGGACGAAATTTCAATCTAATTATATGTTTATactacatttaaattaaaatttgagttcaTCATGAAAGTCACTACAACAAATATAAGATTTTgccataaattaatttgtgattaaaaaga includes these proteins:
- the LOC117909942 gene encoding disease resistance protein RUN1-like, translated to MASTSTHRASSTSSNPRSYDVFLSFSGGDTRKNFTDHLYTTLVTHGIHTFRDDEELEKGGDIAADLSRAIEESRIFIIIFSKNYAYSRWCLNELLNIIDCVTQKESMVVPIFYHVPPSDVRNQSGSFDDAFTFHEKDADQKKKEMVEKWRTALTKAANISGWHVENQYESKVIGQIIETILRKLGPTHLYVGKNIVGMDYHLEQLKALINIELNDVCMIGIYGIGGIGKTTIAKAIYNEISCKFEGSSFLADVREQSKDHAGLLRLQNQLLDDTLAGTYKKKSSSIHEAANEIRDKLRLKRVLVILDDVDGRRQLDYLAGECEWFGLGSRIIITTRHKDLVAIDGANKSYEPRKLNDEEAIELFNLYAFKQNVPRENYKNLCENAVKYAQGLPLALAVLGSTLSSKRGIREWKSELRKLEKEPNREIYNVLRTSFDGLSRVEGEIFLDIACFFKGKDRDFVSRILDDAEGEISNLCERCLITILDNKIYMHDLIQQMGWEVVREKSQNEPGKQSRLWDLDNVSSVLTTNAGTKAIEGLFMDMSAQQEIQFTTETFAKMNKLRLLKIHQDAKYDHIKEIDGDVHFPQVALPKDLKLPSFELRYLHWDGYSLKYLPPNFQPKNLVELNLRCSNIKQLWEGNKVLKKLKVINLNHSQRLMEFPSFSMMPNLEILTLEGCISLKRLPMDIDRLQHLQTLSCHDCSKLEYFPEIKYTMKNLKKLDLYGTAIEKLPSSSIEHLEGLEYLNLAHCKNLVILPESICNLRFLKFLNFNACSKLHRLMESLESLQCLEELYLGWLKCELPTLSGLSSLRVLHLDGSCITPRVIRSHEFLSLLEELSLSDCEVMEGTLDHIFHLSSLKELDLSNCYLMKEGIPDDIYRLSSLQALDLSGTNIPQMPASIHHLSKLKFLWLGHCKQLQGSLKLPSSVRFLDGHDSFKSLSWQRWLWGFLFNCFKSEIQDVECRGGWHDIQFGRSGFFGKGISIVIPRMPHWISYQNVGNEIKIELPMDWHEDNDFLGFALCAVYVPLENTLGDVPTMSYGLSCHLSLCGDQFTDSLSFYSVCECYCRGESSDQVWMTCYPQIAIQEKYRSNKWRQFAALFGGYGTGSFEVIKCGVTLIYEQKSKLLGSVENVSVTCSECQTNGEHEEKLCLGETDINELLNIECLSGIQNLCLRNCKRLESLPSDICKLKSLTTFSCSGCSKLQSFPEITEDMKILRELRLDGTSLKELPSSIQHLQGLKYLDLENCKNLLNIPDNICNLRSLETLIVSGCSKLNKLPKNLGSLTQLRLLCAARLDSMSCQLPSFSDLRFLRILNLDRSNLVHGAIRSDISILYSLEEVDLSYCSLAEGGIPSEICYLSSLQALYLKGNHFSSIPSGISQLSKLKILDLSHCEMLQQIPELPSSLRVLDAHGCIRLESLSSPQSLLLSSLFKCFKSEIQELECRMVLSSLLLQGFFYHGVNIVISESSGILEGTWHQGSQVTMELPWNWYENNNFLGFALCSAYSSLDNESEDGDGDGYPCTFKCCLTFWTSKSGWKCELPLKSRCTCYNDGGVSDQVWVMYYPKGAFRMNPVSVRSLSASFHGYIHGRAVKVKKCAVQFLFSQGSSVQDAHVIKGCSDYTQDDQEDDSHHKRLRTV